The DNA segment CTTCCGGCGAACAGCGTGTCGCCGACAAAAACCAGCCCGTCCCCCAGCAGGCACACGCCCCCGGGACTGTGGCCGGGTGTGTGGCGCACCGTGACCGCCAGTTCCCCCACCCGAAGTTGATCCCCCTCCGCGAGCCACCTGTCCGGGACGGGCGCGGGCGGAAGGTCGAGCCCAAACATCGCCTTCGCCCGAGCCGGACCGTGCGTGAGAATATCGCGTTCCGCCTCATGAATCCAGAACGGCGCCCCCGTCGACCGGCGCACCACGTCGACCGCGAGGATATGATCGAAGTGCCCATGCGTATTGACCAACGCGAGAGGGCGCGCACCCAACCGCCGGAGCGCCTCGAGAATCCGGTCCGGTTCGTCGCCGGGGTCGATCACGAAAACCTCGCGGGTCGTGTCGTCGCCGAAGATGTAGCAATTGGCTCCTATCGGACCGACGGGGAACCCCTCGAGAATCATAGTGGCGCGGAACCCGGCAGCGTCAAGCCGGGCCCCGCGCTCTCGACAAGACAGATACGACTGGAACGCGGCACAGGAACACACCCGTCCCGCACAACGACCTCGCCCCCACCCGTCCGGTCAGGTTCGAGCGGTCACCTTTGCCGTATTCAGCACCTTGATTATTTCGCGGCAGAACG comes from the bacterium genome and includes:
- a CDS encoding MBL fold metallo-hydrolase; protein product: MILEGFPVGPIGANCYIFGDDTTREVFVIDPGDEPDRILEALRRLGARPLALVNTHGHFDHILAVDVVRRSTGAPFWIHEAERDILTHGPARAKAMFGLDLPPAPVPDRWLAEGDQLRVGELAVTVRHTPGHSPGGVCLLGDGLVFVGDTLFAGSIGRTDLPGADAATLLASITRVLLPLPDPTVCYPGHGPETTIGEERRTNPFLTSLPRGKR